One genomic segment of Stegostoma tigrinum isolate sSteTig4 chromosome 21, sSteTig4.hap1, whole genome shotgun sequence includes these proteins:
- the mcee gene encoding methylmalonyl-CoA epimerase, mitochondrial: MAASMLRVAMASRAFSSGVGDALWKLGRLNHVAIAVPEVEKARCFYRDVLGAQVSEPVPLAEHGVVTVFVELGNTKLELLEPLGPDSPIRGFLHKHRDGGLHHICIEVDQLAAAIQRLRELRVRTLSPDARIGAHGKPVIFLHPKDCGGVLVELEEA; encoded by the coding sequence ATGGCAGCCTCCATGTTGAGGGTTGCCATGGCGAGCCGGGCCTTCAGCTCGGGTGTCGGGGACGCCCTGTGGAAGTTAGGCCGCCTCAACCACGTAGCGATCGCGGTGCCGGAGGTAGAGAAGGCCCGCTGCTTCTACCGGGACGTGTTGGGGGCCCAGGTCAGCGAGCCGGTGCCCCTGGCCGAGCACGGGGTCGTCACCGTCTTCGTCGAGTTGGGCAACACCAAGCTGGAGCTGCTGGAGCCGTTGGGCCCTGACAGCCCGATCCGCGGCTTCCTGCACAAACACCGAGACGGAGGCCTGCACCACATCTGCATCGAGGTGGACCAGCTGGCCGCCGCCATCCAGCGGCTCCGGGAACTCCGGGTCCGCACCCTGAGCCCCGACGCTCGGATCGGAGCCCACGGCAAACCCGTCATCTTCCTCCATCCCAAAGACTGCGGCGGCGTcctggtggagctggaggaggcctGA